The Fragaria vesca subsp. vesca linkage group LG2, FraVesHawaii_1.0, whole genome shotgun sequence genome includes a window with the following:
- the LOC101293661 gene encoding B3 domain-containing protein Os01g0234100-like, translating to MAEKLSRIGSIQRLNQQKAVGSYCYRKVLIGWYKGLGESEGWLEAIGAADDDVVGRDLMAPIGGRVVRWWRWKKRVIRLIRKTDRELLACLGAASTVMSSRERVWRCFWSGDEDMLVKISEKPSKQKDGLHFPLFRDSETTTSMAKKSSKVACGSSKKAARRPERLKPSPSQKSLLLEKANDIADQLPLKYPNFVKVMLPSHVSGGFWLGLPARFCQKHMESSDQDITLEDEDGEKFTTKYLAGKMGLSAGWRGFSLKHRLVQGYVLVFHKVETQKFKVYICKPNTTKQVKFAADVSQTAVNDTQMAVDTQTTAFNSPTSSELSEDLLYIMGDHDEGSTEGGDVSSYIDGFEDNSDCVLLERPGLPESAATPFKEVTCFDTFKVMFNGRNINSQIPKVVLKKYYELCSSQSSHLHQHVVESLNSHLVVGLITETVNIADAVKSCKITTKECEFQTWEKTLEASEILGMNVGFLRIRVRRLASLAAESLQVAASFKKVTNVPW from the exons ATGGCAGAGAAACTGAGTCGTATTGGTTCCATTCAACGGTTAAATCAACAAAAGGCTGTGGGCAGTTATTGTTACAGGAAGGTGTTGATTGGGTGGTATAAAGGGTTGGGGGAGAGTGAAGGTTGGCTTGAAGCCATTGGCGCAGCTG ATGACGACGTTGTCGGACGAGATTTGATGGCCCCAATCGGTGGTCGTGTTGTACGTTGGTGGCGGTGGAAGAAGAGAGTTATTAGGCTGATTAGGAAGACAGATCGAGAGTTGTTGGCATGCTTGGGTGCGGCGAGCACTGTTATGTCGTCGAGAGAGCGGGTTTGGAGGTGTTTTTGGAGTGGCGATGAGGACATGCTGGTGAAG ATCAGCGAGAAACCAAGTAAACAGAAAGACGGTCTTCATTTTCCTCTATTCAGAGATTCAGAGACTACGACATCAATGGCAAAGAAAAGCTCCAAG GTGGCCTGTGGAAGTTCAAAGAAGGCAGCTCGAAG GCCGGAACGATTAAAGCCATCCCCATCTCAGAAATCATTACTTCTGGAAAAAGCAAATGACATTGCCGATCAACTGCCATTGAAATATCCTAATTTTGTAAAGGTTATGCTTCCCTCCCATGTCTCTGGAGGCTTCTGGCTG GGTCTTCCAGCCAGATTCTGCCAAAAACATATGGAGTCGAGCGACCAGGATATTACCTTAGAAGATGAAGATGGAGAAAAATTCACAACCAAGTATCTCGCTGGAAAGATGGGGCTGAGTGCTGGATGGAGAGGGTTTTCCTTGAAACACCGTCTGGTTCAGGGATACGTATTAGTCTTTCACAAAGTGGAGACTCAAAAGTTCAAG GTTTATATATGTAAACCAAACACTACAAAACAGGTGAAGTTCGCTGCTG ATGTATCTCAAACGGCAGTAAACGACACTCAAATGGCGGTCGACACTCAAACCACAGCCTTCAATAGTCCAACGTCATCGGAACTTTCTGAAGATTTATTGTACATTATGGGAGATCATGATGAGGGCAGTACAGAGGGTGGAGATGTATCCAGTTATATTGACGGTTTTGAAGATAACAGTGATTGTGTTCTTTTGGAAAGACCTGGGCTTCCGGAGTCTGCAGCCACTCCTTTCAAAGAAGTGACATGCTTTGATACGTTTAAGGTGATGTTCAATGGCCGGAACATTAATTCCCAGATTCCCAAAGTCGTCTTGAAGAAGTATTATGAACTCTGCAGCAGTCAAAGCTCGCACCTGCATCAACATGTTGTGGAGTCTCTTAACAGCCATCTGGTTGTTGGACTGATAACTGAGACGGTTAACATTGCAGATGCAGTTAAGTCGTGCAAGATTACTACCAAGGAGTGTGAGTTTCAGACATGGGAAAAGACCTTGGAAGCCTCTGAGATCTTAGGCATGAATGTCGGCTTCCTGCGCATCCGAGTGAGGAGGCTTGCGAGTCTTGCAGCAGAGTCACTGCAGGTTGCTGCAAGTTTCAAAAAAGTGACAAATGTGCCTTGGTGA
- the LOC101297319 gene encoding probable WRKY transcription factor 40-like, translating into MDSSKWVNTSLGLNLVPVDSHHAMDQDQPPLPMFTKQVEEFEGEYAIFESNLRSPKQETGAGAGGTVLMAEELNRITLENKKLTQMLAVLCENYNALETHVKELRTNKQLPSENELISSGNTCSLAKKRKSPGNDHQDYCNNVNMIGFSTNTISTAETSSSDEESYKRPKEMMSDMNLKISRAYVRCDVSDTRLIVKDGFQWRKYGQKVTRDNPSPRAYYKCSFAPSCPVKKKVQKSAENPCFLVATYEGEHNHIHPAGPQVITIDHQGHSSNIFAPKISSSPSSSPTSTVSTMSMSSSCVLDSSTEPGSSFGHKPNQGREAFDDQYDEKATNFPQLLVQQMASSLTKDPNFTTALAAAISAGRFNILDQLPQPHPPIPKW; encoded by the exons ATGGATTCTTCAAAGTGGGTGAACACTTCTCTTGGCCTCAATCTTGTTCCTGTTGACTCACACCACGCCATGGACCAAGATCAACCTCCTTTGCCGATGTTCACT AAACAAGTAGAAGAGTTTGAAGGAGAATATGCTATATTTGAAAGCAACCTACGATCACCGAAACAAGAG ACAGGTGCAGGTGCAGGTGGTACTGTGTTAATGGCTGAGGAATTGAACAGGATAACTTTGGAAAACAAGAAACTGACTCAGATGTTAGCTGTACTATGCGAGAATTACAACGCTCTGGAAACCCATGTGAAGGAGTTGAGGACCAACAAACAGCTGCCCTCTGAAAACGAGTTGATCTCATCAGGAAATACCTGCAGCTTGGCCAAGAAGAGAAAGTCACCAGGCAATGATCATCAAGACTATTGCAATAACGTCAATATGATTGGATTTAGTACAAATACAATAAGTACTGCAGAGACCAGCTCTAGTGACGAAGAATCATACAAAAGGCCCAAGGAGATGATGAGTGACATGAACCTCAAGATTTCTAGGGCTTATGTTCGCTGTGATGTCTCTGATACGCGCTTG ATTGTGAAGGATGGATTTCAATGGAGGAAATACGGTCAAAAGGTAACCAGAGATAATCCTTCTCCTAGGGCTTACTACAAGTGCTCTTTTGCCCCATCTTGCCCAGTTAAAAAGAAG GTTCAGAAAAGTGCGGAAAATCCATGCTTTTTGGTGGCTACATATGAAGGGGAACACAACCACATACACCCTGCCGGACCTCAAGTGATAACAATAGATCACCAAGGCCATTCCAGTAATATTTTTGCACCAAAGATATCATCATCACCATCTTCAAGTCCTACTAGTACTGTGTCGACTATGTCTATGTCGTCGTCATGTGTACTTGACAGCTCGACAGAACCAGGTTCATCATTTGGTCACAAGCCAAATCAAGGAAGGGAAGCTTTCGATGATCAATATGATGAGAAGGCTACTAATTTTCCACAGCTTTTGGTCCAACAGATGGCTTCTTCGTTGACAAAAGATCCCAATTTTACAACTGCCCTTGCTGCTGCAATTTCTGCAGGAAGATTTAACATTTTAGACCAGCTGCCTCAACCTCATCCTCCCATCCCAAAATGGTGA
- the LOC101297610 gene encoding probable WRKY transcription factor 40-like, whose translation MMEYSRCSSKENQQGDSLEADLQCVRKENEALRFLVEAMSSKYTRLEAHLQLLRLQLQQNKSPTHDDHHRMTTTGSGCHDIYDPTANKRARTTAFAHCNHQQHPQFPVANKTSQFLIRTDSKDNTLIVKDGYQWRKYGQKVTKDNPLSPRAYYRCSMAPTCPVKKKVQRCMLDKSILVATYEGHHNHDTLDNSNSLLLGQIISSSPSSTLVPSPRNQILPVDFPQAAVVHGVLQSTSTSTAAGPITMTSPLSRQEPTNLDLTLCGSKFKSNQEENTPGRGGSPVGTISTADKTCENEKIQEYVSSLTKDPNFTVALAAAVARSIRTAPSAPNP comes from the exons ATGATGGAGTATTCTCGTTGCTCTAGCAAAGAAAACCAG CAGGGAGATAGTCTGGAAGCAGACCTGCAATGTGTGCGCAAAGAGAACGAAGCTCTAAGATTCCTAGTTGAAGCTATGAGCAGCAAGTACACCAGACTTGAGGCCCATCTCCAACTGCTCCGACTCCAACTTCAACAAAACAAGTCTCCAACACACGATGATCATCATCGTATGACTACCACTGGCTCAGGATGTCATGATATTTATGATCCAACTGCAAACAAGAGAGCAAGAACAACTGCTTTTGCTCATTGTAATCACCAGCAGCATCCTCAGTTCCCGGTAGCCAATAAGACGTCGCAGTTCCTTATCAGAACCGACTCTAAAGACAATACCCTT ATTGTGAAAGATGGATATCAATGGAGGAAGTACGGACAGAAGGTGACCAAGGACAACCCATTATCCCCTCGAGCTTATTACAGGTGCTCCATGGCTCCAACTTGCCCTGTCAAAAAGAAGGTACAGAGATGCATGCTGGACAAGTCGATCCTTGTGGCAACATATGAAGGCCACCACAACCATGACACCCTCGATAACTCTAATTCCCTACTGCTTGGACAAATAATTTCATCTTCGCCTTCATCAACACTAGTCCCATCTCCTCGTAATCAGATTCTGCCTGTTGATTTTCCTCAAGCAGCTGTAGTACATGGAGTGCTACAAAGCACCAGTACTAGTACCGCAGCTGGCCCTATTACTATGACGAGTCCTCTTTCTCGGCAGGAGCCAACAAATCTTGATCTTACTCTCTGCGGATCTAAATTCAAATCCAATCAAGAAGAGAACACACCAGGACGAGGAGGCAGCCCTGTTGGGACTATTAGTACTGCTGATAAGACCTGTGAAAATGAGAAAATACAAGAATACGTTTCTTCTCTAACCAAAGATCCGAATTTCACCGTAGCTTTAGCTGCTGCTGTTGCCCGCTCCATTAGAACTGCTCCATCTGCACCTAACCCCTAA
- the LOC101293956 gene encoding formin-like protein 14-like, with protein MALFRKFFYRKPPDGLLEISERVYVFDCCFSTDVWEDNEYKVYIGGIVGQLREQFLDASFLVFNFREGEKQSLIANILSEYDMTVMDYPRQYEGCPLLTMETIHHFLRSSESWLSLSHKNVLLLHCERGGWLVLAFMLAALLIYRKQYTGEHKTLDMIYKQAPRELLQLMSPLNPMPSQLRYLQYITRRNVGARWPPLDGALTLDCIIIRLIPNLDGEGGCRPLFRIYGQDPFMAVDRTPKVLFSTPKRSKLVRYYKQADCELVKIDIHCHIQGDVVLECISLDHDLEREEMMFRIMFNTAFIRSNILMLNRDEIDILWNIKDQFPKDFRAEILFSEMDAGTSLISIDSPGLEEKDGLPVEAFAKVQESFSSVDWLDPKTDAALNILQRIASSNAIQKLDNASANSTEPTAEELNLENSIKSPTFMAQGNHGSGFAHATETGKLVLESKLKSGSDVKSSSSAAQGRNDSASADASETGRSLAESIPAKLKAEPKEPGNNIKTPTHVALREQSMLNFELSVDANLSRKKIEPQELQVSILRPVQSKFITQRVHKASPSAPASYCSSLQGSPVSMSRYQSTSSALGITALLHDHVASSSEQITHPVTVSPTSRSTSAADLTAPKSVQPGQLCIDSIPPPRLPSSPSQSPTPSSLQSSGNTTVAKAPVVNPPSPLPAAVPQQTSDTLQDSEITLQGRGQSALVPSSPPPPPSLLGASPSSFVKSSVSTPPPPPPPPPPPPPLFVSGASPRLSVKNLISSPPPPPPAPPLPTSLKNSVSVPLPPPSIRGTSTAKNSVSVPNAPPPPPSVKNSVSAPPPPPPPPFSGRSSSSTGKTSSAAPPPPPSPSSASSATCPTSSALHMEPSAAVMSGPPPPPPPPLRSGPASTSAVTFSAPPPPPPPAFASPSRASNLTVPSIPGPPSGVPFSAKGRGLLRTNSRSQTQPKKANLKPYHWLKLTRAMQGSLWAEAQKTDEATKAPEFDMSELESLFSAATSTTSDGNSGGKSGRRTTGPKSEKVQLIELRRAYNCEIMLTKVKIPLPDLMSSVLALDESALDVDQVENLIKFCPTKEEMELLKAYNRDNENLGKCEQFFLELMKVPRVEPKLRVFSFKIQFYSQVSDLRKNLNTVNSVADEIRNSEKLKRTMQTILSLGNALNHGTARGSAIGFRLDSLLKLTDTRARNNKMTLMHYLCKVLAEKLPELLDFPKDLVSLEASTKIQLKYLAEEMQAISKGLEKVVQELTASENDGPVSETFCKTLKEFLGHAEAEVRSLALLYSNVGRNADALALYFGEDPARCPFEQVVSTLLNFVRMFVRAHGENCKQLEFERKKALKEAENEKMKAGTLSRKESGRLIQTPIKSANIKS; from the exons ATGGCGCTCTTCAGAAAGTTCTTTTATCGGAAGCCGCCTGATGGCCTCTTAGAGATCTCCGAACGGGTTTATG TTTTTGATTGCTGTTTTAGCACGGATGTTTGGGAAGACAACGAGTATAAAGTCTACATAGGAGGCATAGTCGGTCAACTTCGTGAACAGTTCCTTGATGCTTCATTCTTAGTCTTTAACTTTCGAGAAGGAGAAAAACAAAGCCTGATTGCTAACATACTGTCTGAGTATGACATGACGGTAATGGACTACCCACGACAATATGAAGGTTGCCCACTTCTCACAATGGAGACAATCCATCACTTCTTGAGATCAAGTGAAAGCTGGTTATCACTCAGTCACAAAAATGTTCTCTTGTTGCATTGTGAACGAGGTGGATGGTTGGTATTGGCCTTCATGCTGGCTGCACTCTTGATTTACCGGAAGCAGTACACTGGGGAGCACAAGACGTTAGACATGATCTATAAGCAAGCACCTCGAGAACTTCTGCAGTTAATGTCACCGCTAAATCCAATGCCCTCACAGCTGAGGTATCTTCAGTATATAACAAGAAGGAATGTGGGAGCACGATGGCCTCCACTGGATGGGGCACTTACATTGGACTGCATAATCATTAGATTAATTCCTAATTTGGATGGAGAGGGCGGTTGCCGTCCATTATTTAGGATATATGGACAGGATCCTTTCATGGCTGTTGATCGGACTCCTAAAGTTTTGTTTTCTACCCCAAAAAGGAGCAAGCTCGTACGATATTACAAGCAG GCAGATTGTGAACTAGTTAAAATTGATATCCATTGCCATATCCAAGGAGATGTGGTTCTAGAGTGTATTAGTTTGGATCATGATCTGGAACGTGAAGAGATGATGTTTCGTATCATGTTCAATACAGCCTTTATACGGTCCAATATTCTGATGCTTAATCGTGATGAAATAGACATACTATGGAATATCAAAGATCAATTTCCCAAGGATTTCAGAGCAGAG ATTCTTTTCTCTGAGATGGATGCCGGTACTTCTCTTATATCAATTGATTCGCCTGGTCTTGAGGAGAAAGATGGCCTGCCAGTGGAAGCATTTGCAAAAGTCCAAGAGAGTTTTAGCAGTGTGGATTGGCTAGATCCAAAAACAGATGCAGCACTTAATATTCTCCAGCGGATTGCGTCATCAAATGCTATTCAGAAACTGGATAATGCTTCAGCCAATTCCACAGAACCAACTGCCGAAGAACTTAATTTGGAAAATAGTATCAAGAGTCCCACTTTCATGGCTCAGGGGAACCATGGAAGTGGTTTTGCTCATGCTACAGAAACAGGCAAGTTAGTGCTAGAGTCAAAACTTAAATCAGGAAGTGATGTCAAGAGTTCCTCATCTGCAGCTCAGGGGAGAAATGACAGTGCTTCTGCTGATGCTTCAGAAACAGGCAGGTCTTTGGCAGAGTCAATTCCTGCAAAACTTAAAGCAGAACCAAAGGAGCCAGGAAATAATATCAAGACTCCCACTCATGTGGCTCTGCGGGAGCAATCTATGTTGAACTTTGAACTGTCTGTGGATGCCAATTTAAGTAGAAAAAAGATTGAACCCCAAGAACTGCAAGTATCTATCCTACGACCTGTTCAATCTAAATTCATAACTCAGCGAGTACATAAAGCTTCACCATCTGCACCAGCTTCATACTGTAGTTCCTTGCAAGGATCACCAGTGTCTATGTCAAGATATCAAAGCACATCCTCAGCCCTTGGCATTACAGCTCTTCTGCATGATCACGTTGCATCCAGTAGTGAACAAATCACACATCCTGTGACTGTATCTCCAACTTCCCGCTCTACTTCAGCTGCTGATTTAACTGCACCTAAATCTGTGCAGCCTGGTCAGCTGTGTATTGATTCTATTCCTCCACCCCGACTACCATCATCACCATCACAATCACCAACGCCATCATCATTGCAATCTTCAGGGAATACAACTGTAGCAAAGGCGCCTGTTGTTAATCCACCGTCTCCCCTGCCAGCAGCGGTTCCCCAACAAACTTCAGATACACTCCAAGACTCTGAAATTACATTACAGGGTAGAGGTCAGTCAGCATTAGTTCCCTCTTCCCCTCCTCCACCTCCTTCTCTTTTAGGGGCATCTCCATCATCCTTTGTCAAGAGCTCAGTGTCAACTCCCCCACCTCCACCTCCACCTCCACCTCCACCTCCACCCCTTTTTGTTTCAGGGGCATCTCCACGTCTCTCTGTCAAGAATTTAATTTCATCTCCTCCTCCTCCTCCCCCTGCTCCTCCTCTCCCAACCTCACTCAAGAACTCAGTTTCTGTTCCGCTTCCTCCCCCTTCCATTCGAGGAACATCCACCGCGAAGAACTCAGTTTCAGTTCCCAATGCGCCTCCACCTCCTCCCTCTGTCAAAAACTCAGTTTCAGCTCCCCCTCCCCCTCCGCCACCTCCTTTTTCAGGACGATCTTCATCATCCACTGGCAAAACATCCTCTGCAGCTCCCCCTCCCCCTCCATCCCCTAGTTCTGCTTCTTCAGCTACATGTCCCACTTCTTCTGCGCTGCATATGGAGCCATCAGCAGCAGTCATGTCTGGTCCCCCTCCACCGCCTCCACCTCCTCTACGTTCAGGGCCTGCCTCAACTTCTGCAGTAACATTTTCAGCGCCGCCACCACCCCCTCCTCCAGCTTTTGC ATCTCCTTCGAGGGCTAGTAATCTTACTGTACCTTCAATTCCCGGACCACCTTCTGGAGTTCCTTTTAGTGCAAAAGGAAGGGGTTTATTGCGTACAAATTCAAGAAGTCAGACTCAACCTAAAAAGGCCAATCTGAAGCCATATCATTGGTTAAAATTGACAAGAGCGATGCAAGGGAGCTTATGGGCAGAAGCTCAGAAAACTGATGAAGCAACCAA GGCTCCAGAGTTTGACATGTCAGAACTTGAGAGTCTTTTTTCTGCAGCTACTTCAACAACTTCAGATGGAAATTCAGGTGGGAAATCAGGACGTCGAACCACGGGACCTAAATCTGAGAAAGTTCAGCTG ATTGAGCTAAGGCGGGCTTATAACTGTGAAATAATGCTTACTAAAGTTAAAATCCCCTTGCCTGATTTGATG AGTTCAGTGCTTGCCTTGGATGAATCGGCATTAGATGTTGATCAGGTTGAGAACCTCATAAAGTTTTGTCCAACAAAAGAAGAGATGGAGTTACTTAAG GCTTATAACAGAGATAACGAAAACTTGGGAAAATGTGAACAG TTCTTCCTAGAATTAATGAAAGTGCCACGGGTAGAACCCAAGCTCAGAGTTTTCTCATTCAAGATACAATTCTATTCCCAG GTTTCTGACCTTAGAAAGAATCTGAACACTGTCAATTCAGTAGCAGATGAG ATCAGAAATTCAGAAAAGCTGAAAAGGACCATGCAAACCATTCTTTCTCTGGGTAATGCCTTGAATCATGGAACTGCAAGAG GTTCTGCTATTGGATTTCGATTGGATAGCCTCCTAAAGCTCACTGATACACGAGCCCGGAATAACAAGATGACTCTTATGCATTACCTTTGTAAG GTGCTTGCGGAAAAGCTGCCGGAACTTCTTGATTTTCCAAAAGACCTTGTAAGTTTGGAGGCTTCAACAAAG ATACAATTGAAATATTTGGCAGAGGAAATGCAAGCCATTAGCAAAGGGCTAGAGAAGGTTGTACAAGAGTTGACTGCCTCAGAAAACGATGGACCTGTGTCAGAAACTTTTTGCAAG ACGCTAAAGGAGTTCCTTGGTCATGCTGAAGCTGAAGTGAGGTCCTTGGCTTTACTTTATTCTAATGTG GGAAGAAATGCAGATGCATTGGCTCTTTATTTTGGGGAGGATCCTGCTCGCTGCCCATTTGAGCAAG TTGTTTCTACTCTGCTCAACTTTGTGAGGATGTTCGTCCGAGCTCATGGGGAGAACTGTAAGCAGCTTGAATTTGAGAGAAAGAAAGCCCTGAAGGAGGCAGAAAATGAGAAGATGAAAGCGGGAACTCTTTCAAGAAAGGAGTCGGGGCGCCTGATACAGACTCCCATCAAGAGTGCCAATATTAAATCATAA